The genomic region CGTTCCGGCACGCGGCCCCATAGGAAGCTGTCCGGCCGAAGCGGGCCCCGGGCCGGTCACGCTACGCCGAGAGACAACCTCGCCGGACCGCCAATAATCCAGGGCCGCAGCCCGGACCGATCGCACGGCGATGTCTTGTTGTTAGTTCTCGTGTGAGGGAACCTTGGTGCGTCAGGTCAGTCACGTTCGACCGGGAGACCACGGTGTCATCCACGAGCACCAGCGCCGCGTTCCACGTCTCAGGGCAAGTGGCCGGAGCCGTTGCTGGAGGGCGCCCTGTCGTCGCTTTGGAATCGACCATTTTCACTCACGGCCTTCCGCGTCCGCGCAATCTCGAAATTGCTTTGGAAACAGAGGAACGCCTCCGCAGTCAGGGGGTCGTTCCTGCAACCATCGGTGTTTTCGCCGGCGTTCCGACGGTGGGGCTCAGCCGTGAGCAGATCACCTCGCTCTCCAATGACGCGGCAGTCAAGAAAGTCAGCCTCCGCGATCTTCCCGTGGCCGCTGCTCTTCGGTTCCATGGCGGCACCACTGTGGCAGCGACGGCGTTCCTGGCACACCGGGCCGGCATCAAAGTGTTCTCAACCGGTGGTTTGGGTGGAGTTCACCATGGTGCGGCAACATCCTTTGATGAATCTGCCGATATGACTACCTTGGCTACTACCCCGATCGTCGTCGTCAGCGCTGGCGTGAAGTCCATCCTGGACGTCGCGGCCACCCTCGAACGCTTCGAAACACTCAACATCCCGGTCGTCGGTTACAAGACCACGAAGTACCCTGGCTTCTACGTTGCCGACTCGGGGTTTGACATCGAGTACGCGGTCAACAGTCCGGACGAAGTCGCGGCAATCTGCAGGGCACGCGATGACTTGCACATCGCATCGGCCATCCTCTTGGCAAACCCGATCGCAGAGGACAAACAGTTCCCTCCGGCCGAGCTCGACGACATTCTCTCCCGGGCATGGGCGCAGGCAGAGAAGAACGGGATCACCGGCAAGGCCACCACACCGTTCCTTTTGGACTTCATTCAGCGCGAGACGAACGGCCGCAGCCTGAATGTAAATGTCGATGTGTACCGCAATAACGTGTCCCTCGGTGGGGAAGTCGCCATCGCGCTGACCCGCTAACCCGGGAAATGACAATATTAGGTGGGGTCAGGCGGACAATGCGGGCCACTCACGGTGGTCCTTTAACGAGCCCGGCGTGGTCAGCTTCGGCCTGTGCGACGTCAGCCGACTGGCAGTAGCCGCTACCCCGAGCCGCTGGCACTTGACCCTTCTCGCGTTTCCGACCTCACGCGTATCTCAATAGCCCTCGACGTCGATGAAGTAGTCGAGGCCAGGCAGCGGCAGAGCATTACCGACGTCTGACGCCGTTTTACTGGGAAACCGGTGAATTGAGATCTGGGAATTCACGTGGTTTGGCGCTTCTGCAAGGACTTGGGGCAGTAGCCAAGCGCCTGGGCTGCCACGGTTTGGGGGCATGGTGGAGCCGAGCGCGCGGAGGGGCGTTCCTGGCTCCAAGGAGGTGGATGCCGCTTCCGGAGCTTGCGCTGGGTTTTCGCGCAGCTGGAGGATGGGCAGTGTCTGGTTCTCGTGGCTGGTTTTGCCGATCCAGTTCTTGGCCCTTTGTTGACTGATTCCCGAACGCCGACAATGAAGGCTCCGTCAACCTGCCGACTCGAACGATCGACGGGTCTGGGATTGACTGGATGCCGGCAACTCGTCGCCAACGACAAAAGAGTCCCGCGCTGCCCTGAAGCAGCGCGTCACGGGGCATCCGAACCGTGAAGGAGCGACTGCAAAGAAGAACGCCGCGGCACGGGCCCAGTTGCGCGGGGTTCTTCTCGGTGACTAGAACACTTCGGTTGTTGGGGCAACGCGAAAGTGCTGACCCAGGCCTATAGGCAGTAGCCTTATTTTCAGAAATCGGGTGGTGCAGGACAGGTGAGTTGGTGCCCCTGCTCCGGGTGAAAGAGTGGCTGGGCTTTCGGGGTGAAGTCAGGGTGCTGGTTCAGTGGGCCCAGTGTACGGACCAAATCCTTGAACGTGTATTCCGCCGGCGAGGATCCACCAGTATGGATCACTGGCGTGGAGCCGTTCATTCAGGATTTGCTGCCCTGAATCATCTTGGGGAACGAGGGCAGCCAGACCCAATGGCCGCAGCCCTCGCCGGGCGAAAGACTGCAGCCACTCCACGACAACCACGGCTACGCCTCCCGCCGGCCGTCCACCAGGCGCGGCACTCGAAGGGGATTGTCCTCGTGGAGTGCTTCCGGCAGGAGGTGCTGCGGGAAGCCTTGGTAGGCGACGGGACGTAGGAAGCGTTCGATTGCGGCGGTTCCTACGGAGGTGCTTCCGACGGCGGTGGTCGCGGGGTAGGGTCCGCCGTGCTGTTGCGCGTGGGTTACCGACACACCTGTTGGCCATTGGTTCCAGACCACGCGTCCCGCCTTGCGGGCCAGAACCTCCACAAGTGCTGCTACCTGGCAGGTGTCTGTCCCTTGGATGCTGGCTGTCAGTTGCCCCTCGAAGGTCTCGGCGAGCTCGGGGAGCTGGGACTCGTCATCGTAGGTGACCACCACGGCGGTGGGGCCGAAGCATTCGGTTTGGAGGGCGTGTGGCTCGGCGAGCATGTCCGCGGCGGTTGTGAGGAGGAGCGTCGGGCCGGGCGGATCGGCCAGGGGGCCGGGTCCCTGGGCAAGGACCTCGAGGCGCCGGTTGGATAGCAGGTCCTGCAGGACGTCTTCGTAGCCGGACTGGATGCGTCCGTTGAGCAGGGGAGCGGCCTGCGGCAGTGCGGCATCGCGCAGTGCCTCCACCATTCCGGATCCCGCCGGAACGAAGAGCGTCCCGGGCTTGGTGCAGAATTGTCCGGCCCCTAGGGTGAAGGAGCTCACGAACCCTTCGGCAATCTCCGTTCTGCGCTCGCTGGCTGCAGCCTCCGTGACAAAGGCGGGATTGTTGCTGCCCAATTCGCCGTAGAAGGGGATGGGTTCGGGCCGGGAGCTTGCGATGTCGAAGAGTGCGCGCCCGCCTGGGATGGACCCGGTGAAGGCGCCGGCTTTGACCCGCCGGTCGCGCAGGGCGTCCGCCCCCGCAGCAGTCCCGGCGATGAGCGCGAACGTGCCGTCCGGAGCTCCGGCGGCGCGAAGCGCGGAGGTCACCACCTCAGCCGTGAGCCGGGACAGCCCGGGGTGGCCGGAGTGGGCTTTGAGAAGCACAGGGCAGCCTGCCGCCAGCGCCGAGGCGGTGTCGCCGCCGGCAACGGAGAACGCGAAAGGAAAGTTGCTGGCCGCGAACACCACCACGGGTCCCAAGGGCGCGCGCAGGCGCCGCAGATCCGGTCTCGGCGCGCCCATGGGCCACTCGGCGTCGGCATGGTCGATGCGGGCATCAAGGTAGCCGCCGTCGCGCAGTTCTTCCCCGAAGAGGCGCAGCTGGAAGGTGGTGCGCTTGAGCTCGTTGCGCAGGCGCGCCTCGGACAGACGGGTCTCCCTTTCAGCCACGGGGACAAGTTGGTCCGCTGCCTCATCCAAGGCGTCGGCGACGGCATCGAGCAGCTTCGCCCGGTCGGTGGGACGCAGGCCGGCGAGCGGTGTCGCCGCTGCGTGGGCTGCTGTTAGCAGCGTCTCAAGTTCGACGTCGGTAGTTGGCGGGGCTACGACGGCGGTGGTTTGGGTGGACGTGGTCATGCGCAGTCTCCTTTCAGGAGGCAGGTCAGATGGGCAAGTTCAGTCGTCTGTAGGTATAAGGTCGGCCAGTTCGCCGATCCCCACCGGCGCTGCCAGCGGCCGTTTTGCGGCGGCAGACAGGCTTGCAACGGTGGGAAGCGCACCCGGGCCGGAGCCCAGGCAGGCGGCAGCGAAACCGCAGACCCGCCCCTGGCACCAGCCCATTCCGGCACGGGTGAAGGATTTGAGTGTGCGGGCGTCGCGGGCTCCCAAATTCTCCCGGGCCTCGGTGATCTCGCCGGCCGTGACTTCTTCGCAGCGGCACACGGTGGTGTCCGGCGTCAGCCAGTCCTGCCAGACATCCGGTATGGGATGGGCGCGGTGCATGGCCTCCGCGAAGCGCCGGTGCCGCGCCATGGCACGGAAGCCCGGCGGCCCTGCCGCGGAATCCGGTTCGGCCGCGGCGGACGCGCCGGCAGTGAGGCCTTCCAGCACCGCCAGCGAGGCGCCTCCGACACCGGTCACCTCCCCGGCCAGGAACAGGCCGGGAATGCTGGATTCCTGTCGCTCAGTGACGACGCCGACTAGGGAGCTATCCGCATCCAGGCGGGTTTCAACTCCGAGGGACAGGGGCAACTCCATCTGCGGCGTGAAACCCCAGCCGAAACCGACGACGTCCACGTCCGTGTAAACGCGCTCCGTACCGGGACGGACCCGGCCGTCGGCGTCCACTTTGGCTGTGCGAACGCCCGAGGCGCGGGCGTCTCCCAGTACTTCCGTGGCTATGGTGCGAATACGGTACGGGATCCGGTGCCGGGCAAAGACGGCTGCGTACTCGACACCCTCGACGGCCTTCTCCGGCACACTCGCGGCTGCTTTGAGGTGCGGCAGCCAGGCCTTCGGTGAGGACGACTCCAGTACCGCGAGGACCTGGCCGCCGGCTTGGGCAATGCCAGCCGCCACCGGCAAAAGGAAAGGGCCGGTGCCGGCGATGACGAAGCGCTTCCCCGGCAAGGCACCGTTGGCCTTGATGAACGCCTGGATTCCGCCGGCGGCCATAACGCCGGGCAGGTCCCAACCGGGAACCGGCAACTGGCGGTCGTAGCCGCCGGGACACAAAACCAATCGGCGGGCAACGACCGTGCTGCCGCTGCCGGCCGTCCCGTACGCCGGGTCCGCGGTCACGGTAGGTGTCATGCGGACAACGAATCCGCCGTCGGTCTTTTCCGCCATCCAGACCTGTTGGCCGGGCAGATATTTGATCCGGCCGGTATGGCGGCCGGCGTCGAAACGGGCACGGAGGTCGCGGTAGGTCCGCCAGCCATGGTGGCCTTTACCATCGGGGTTGGGCTCGACGGTTTCGGGCCGGTGCCGCCAGAACTGGCCGCCAGGTTGGGGGCAGGCATCCACAACCACGACGGCGGCTCCGGCCTCGGCTGCCGAAACGGCCGCAGCCAGCCCCGCCGGCCCAGCACCCACGACGGCAACGCCCGTTTCGACGGTGCCCGGAACGGTGGCACTCATTCCCGTCCCCCTTCGGGCTCAGCCAGGGGATGCACAGAAGGCCCGCAGGAACCCTTGATCTCCATGCCTTCGCGCACTTCCACCAGGCAGGCACGCTGATTGGGTTCGCCGTCGACCGCGACAAGGCAGTCGAAGCAAACGCCGATGCCGCAGAACAGGCCGCGGGGACGTGCCTGCTTGCGCGTATCGCGCCAGGCGGTGATGCCGTTGGTGACCAGCGCCGAGCCAACGCTTTGGCCGGCAGCCGTTGTGATCTGACGGCCGTCAAAGCTGATGGTTACTTCGTCCGGCGTGCCGGAAAGGCTGGTTCCTGATGGGTAGGCGCTCATGCTGTGGCCTCCTCTCGCTGGGTTGTGATGTCGGGGGCTTGTTCGCCGAATCGGGCCGGGGCAAAGGATGCCAGGTCAAGATCCGGCGACTGGCCTGCCAGAGCCTGTGCCAGAAGCTTGCCCGTTCCTGCGGAGAGGCCAATGCCGGCACCCTCGTGGCCTGCCGCATGCCACAGGCCGGGGGCGCGGTCGTCGTGGCCTATTACCGGGAGGTGATCCGGGCAGTAGGGCCGGAAGCCGTGGTAGTGCCGGATGGCCTTGACGTGTTCGAGGAAGGGAAAGAGCGCCATGGCGTTGCCCGCCAGGAGCCGGAGGGCGTCGGTGCTCACGGTGCGGTCGAAGTCGACGCGTTCACGTGTGGAGCCGATGAGGATGGTGCCGCTGGGAGTTCCTTCGACCACTGGGGAGGCCTGGAGCCCGGCGTCGGAGCTGCCCACGTTGTCGATGTATTCGGCTGCGTAGACCTTGTGGTGGACCATGGGCGGCAGCGGCTCGGTGACCATAACGAAGCCGCGGCGGGGAAGGACGGGCACCCTGAGCCCGGCAAGGGCGGCGAGCTGGCCGGCCCACGTCCCGGTGCAGTTGACCACGGCGTCGGCGGAGAAGTCGCCGCGGGGTGTCCGGACGCCGGTGACGCGGTCTCCGCTCCTGAGGAAGCCGCTAACGGGCGTATCTCCAAGGAAACGTGCTCCGCTTTGGGCGGCCAGCCGGACCAGATGCGCGGCAACCAGCATGGGCTGCACCTGGCAGTCCTCCGGGTAGAACGCCCCGCCCAACGCGTCCGGCGTGATGTGCGGTTCGGCTTTCCGCAGCTCATCGGGGTCCAGCCTGTCCACAGTAACGCCGTATCCCGACTGGGAGGCCATCACCCGGTTGAGCGAGGCCAGGCTGCTTTCGCGGGAGGCCACGATGATGCCGCCCTTGGACTCGAATTCCCAGAGCCGCTTGTGCTCAGCGAGCTCGCCGTGCCAGACGTCCAGGGAGTAGCGCGTCAGTTCGAGCTCGGGGCCAAGCTCCTTGTCCGAGACGAGGATGTTTCCTTCGCAGGCGGACGAGGTTCCGCTGGCGGGAAGCCCCTTGTCAAGGACTGTCACGGTGAGGCCCTGTTGCGTTGCAAAATAGGCAGTGGCGGCCCCGACTACCCCTGCGCCGATGACGAGCACATCGCTCCCTGCGTTCATGTCTGCTGCTCCTGCGGTGTCTCGGTCTCTCCGGTAGCCCATAGGCCGCGGGCGTGGCTGATGTGTTGGCGCATCAATTCAGTGGCGGCGGCTCCGTCTCCGGCCTCGATGAGGTCCAGCAGAACGTGGTGTTCCTGGGCGGAATCGGCCAAGCGGTTGCTCTCGCTCAGGATCTTGAGGCCGTACAGGCGGGTTCGGGATCGGAGGCTGGTGGCCAGTTCAACGAGCTGGCCGTTGCCGGCATACCGCAAAAGCTCCGCGTGGAAGATTCGGTCCGCGGCAAGGTATGCGGTGAGGTCGCCCTGCCGCGCTGCATCCACAATGTCGTCGGCCATGGACCGCAGGACCTTCACCCCGGAGGGTGGAACAGTGCCGGCCACATCGCCAACAACTGGTGGCTCGAGCAGCAGGCGGATCTCCGTCAGCTCGTCCAGCTCCCGGTCGCTCATGGTGGTGATCCGGAAGCCTTTGTTTTTGACTGTCTCCACCAAGCCTTCGCGGGTGAGGTCCATCATCGCCTCGCGCACCGGCGTGGCTGAGACGCCAAAGGCGGCGGCAAGTGCCGGCGCGGAATAGAGGGTGCCCTCCACCAGCGTGCCGGCAATGATCGCTGTGCGCAGGGACTCCGTCACGGACTCGCGCAGGCTGTGCTGGCGGCCGAGCGGGGCGATCGGGAGCTGGTTGTTGGTTGGCACGGTGAGCACTCCTTGGACGGACTTCATGATCGAGTGCCTCCTTCATACACCAGGCTGGCGATCACAAGGTCTTCCCATGCCATACCCACCCCTGCGTACAGGCAGGGCTTCCCTGCCGCGCGCTCGAATTCGCCTTTCACGAGATCGCGGAGGTTGGCAGGACAGATCGCTTCCCATTCCTCCGCAGACCGTGCAGGTATCAGGTCCCCGGCTTCACGCAGCGCTGAGGCCCGTCCTTCGACAACCACATCGCTGCGGCGAACGAGTTCAGCATCAACCTCCCGGGCGCCCAGCCCGTGCTGCCCCACCGCCGCCACGACGGCACCGGGGGCAACCAGACCGCCGTCGAACAGCGGCGTGTGGGAGGAAGTTGCACAGATCACCACATCAGCCTCGGCCACGTCAGTGGATGTGGCTTGACGGACGTCCAGGCCCTCGGCTGTTAGCTGCCGGATGAGCGCAGCTATCCCCTCTGGGCGCCGGCCGACGACGGCGAGGCCTGCCTCCGGGAGCACGGAGTGCGTGGCACGCAGGTGGTTGAGCGCCTGCACTCCGGTGCCGAACACGATCACCCGGGGTGCGCGGGGGCGACGGGGATCGGCGGCGCGGGGCGCCGAGGCAAGAATGTATTTGACGGCCAGCAGCGTGGTGGCCGGTGTCCGGATGGCCGTGAGCTCGTTACCGTCCATCGTGGCCAAAGGGGCTGACGTGTCCGAATCGAAGAGAACATAGACCCCTTGGATCTTTTCCAGCCCCCGTGCCGGGTTGGTTGGGGACACAGTGAGCGCCTTGATCCCGCTATACTGCCGGTTCTTTGCAGGCATGAGCAGGAATTCACCGTTTGGAGCGGGGCTAAACAGCCGTGGGCTATCGTCCTCAGGGTCAACAACGTTCAGAAGCGCCTGCTCCAGGGCCTCGACGGCAGTCGTCCAAGGAGCTGCCGCGCGGACAGCCGTCGAATCAAAGTAGGGAATATTCACAGCAGGAACCCCGCAGGAAACGGATCGGTGGGATCGAGGAAATACTGTGCAGTCCCGGTAAGCCAGGCCCGTCCCGTGACGGTGGGGATCACCGCCGGCCGGCCGGCCACTTCCGTCTCCTCGACCAGACGGCCGACGAAACGCGAACCTATGTAGGACTCGTTGACGAAGTCCCTGTCCAGGCCAAGCTCGCCGCGGCCGTGCAGCTGGGCCATCCGCGCGCTCGTGCCCGTGCCGCAGGGGGAGCGGTCAAACCACCCCGGGTGGATCGCCATCGCATGCCGGGAATGCTCCGCCGTAGATCCCGGGGCCTTGAGGTACACGTGGTGGCAGCCGCGAATGTCGGCGCGCTCCGGGTGGACCGGTTCATCCGTGGCGTTGATCGCCTCCATGATGGCCAATCCAGCCTTGAGCAGGTCATCCTTACGCCCGCGCTCGAACGGTAAATCCAGTCCCTCCAGGTCCACGATCGCGTAGAAATTTCCGCCGAACGCCAGGTCGTAGGACACAGGACCGAACCCGGGCACTTCGACCTTGGCGTCCAGCCGCTCAACGAACGACGGAACGTTGCGGATGGTCACGGACGCGGCGTGCCCGTCCTTGACAGCCACCTCGGCGATCACCAGGCCGGCAGGTGTGTCGAGCCGTACGGTGGTAACCGGCTCCACAACCTCGACCATGCCCGTCTCTACCAGGACGGTTGCCACTCCGATGGTGCCGTGGCCGCACATCGGCAGCAGACCGGAAACTTCGATATACAGCACACCGAAGTCCGCGTCCGGCCGCGTGGATGGCTGGAGGATGGCCCCGCTCATCGAGGCGTGGCCGCGCGGCTCGGCCATCAGGAGGGTGCGGATCCAGTCGCTGTTCTCCATGAACCACAGGCGCCGTTCAGCCATTGTGGCGCCGGGGATCGTCCCGATTCCGCCGGTGATAACGCGCGTGGGCATGCCTTCAGTGTGCGAGTCCACGGCGTGGAAAATGCGGCTGGTTCTCATGGAATACTCCCTATTTGTTCGATCTGATGTTCGGTGACTGCCCCCTTAAACTCTTTCAAGGGGGCAGTCACGGAACTGGCGGTGACCTGGTTGATTATTTGTAGCCCTTAGCGAGGGCTGCTTCGGTGTCCCGAATGACGGCGTCGCGCATGGCCGCGGTCAGCGGACCGCGCGGCGGGCGGCAGGCGCCGCCGCGGAGGCCAACGACGTCCATGGACAGCTTGATGGCCTGAACGAACTCCGTCTTGCTGTCCCAGCGGAGCAGCGAATGCAGGTCGCGATAGATTTCGCGGGCCCGCTCAAGGTCTGCAACATCATCGGAGGTGGAGAGCCGGTACAGCTCGAGGGTGGCTTCCGGAATGGCGTTCGGGTAGCCCGCCACCCAACCCACAGCACCCGCCAGACCCATCTCCAACACGGTGTCATCCGTGCCGATCAGGAGGTCCGCTCCGGGAGCGAGCTCCTTGATCTCGTACGCGCGGCGGACGTCGCCGGTGAACTCCTTGACCCCGACGATCAGGCCTTCGCCGTGCAGCCGGGCGATAAGCTGCGGGGTCAGGTCCACCTTGGTGTCGATCGGGTTGTTGTACGCCACGATCGGCAGTCCGACGGCGGCCGCGAGGCGGTAGTGCTCCACGACCTCTTCATCGGTGGCCCGGTACGAGTTCGGGGGGAGCAGCATCAGGGCGCCGGCGCCGCCTTCGGCAGCCTGTTCGGCCCATTTCAGGGTTTGCAGGCCGCCGTACGCGCCCACGCCAGCCATCACAGTGAAGCCTTCAGGGGCGGCTTCAACCGCCGTGGTGATGACCCGGGCGCGTTCTTCTTCGCTCAGGGTCTGGTATTCACCCAGGGAACCGTTCGGGGCCACACCGTGGCAGCCTGCGTTTGCCAGGAAGCGGACGTGCTCGGCGTAGGCGTCGTAGTCCACGCTCAGGTCGTCGTTGAACGGCAGTGAGGTAGCGACGAGTACTCCATGCCACGGCTTACGGGTTTCGGTCATGATGGATGATCCTTTCGGTTGGCACGCTTGGCGCGTGTGCTGCGGCCGTGACGTACCTCACGGCCAAACTTACCATGTGACATTGCACAGGTGGATGAAAATCGGGGTGGTTGGCGTTGGGACCAGGTTTTGATGCAATCCGAGCCGTGGCTAACTGGCGGGGACTACATACTGTTCGGCCGCGACCTTGCCAAGCCCTTCGGACAGGCCGGCGCCGGTCAGGAGCTTCGCGATCGTTCCGTCTTCGCGCTGGGCGACAATGCCGGCGTCGAGTGCATCCTTAAGGCTTGTGTTGCCTTTGGTGATCGGGAAGGCAGCCTCCGGGGCATTTTTGATGGCGCCGACGCGCGGATCCGGCTTTTCGTTGGAAAGGGCCACGGTCACGCCCTTGGCGTCCTTGAACTGGAGCACCTGCACGCCATAGGCATCGACGTCGGCATCGA from Arthrobacter globiformis harbors:
- a CDS encoding FAD-dependent oxidoreductase, which gives rise to MSATVPGTVETGVAVVGAGPAGLAAAVSAAEAGAAVVVVDACPQPGGQFWRHRPETVEPNPDGKGHHGWRTYRDLRARFDAGRHTGRIKYLPGQQVWMAEKTDGGFVVRMTPTVTADPAYGTAGSGSTVVARRLVLCPGGYDRQLPVPGWDLPGVMAAGGIQAFIKANGALPGKRFVIAGTGPFLLPVAAGIAQAGGQVLAVLESSSPKAWLPHLKAAASVPEKAVEGVEYAAVFARHRIPYRIRTIATEVLGDARASGVRTAKVDADGRVRPGTERVYTDVDVVGFGWGFTPQMELPLSLGVETRLDADSSLVGVVTERQESSIPGLFLAGEVTGVGGASLAVLEGLTAGASAAAEPDSAAGPPGFRAMARHRRFAEAMHRAHPIPDVWQDWLTPDTTVCRCEEVTAGEITEARENLGARDARTLKSFTRAGMGWCQGRVCGFAAACLGSGPGALPTVASLSAAAKRPLAAPVGIGELADLIPTDD
- a CDS encoding proline racemase family protein produces the protein MRTSRIFHAVDSHTEGMPTRVITGGIGTIPGATMAERRLWFMENSDWIRTLLMAEPRGHASMSGAILQPSTRPDADFGVLYIEVSGLLPMCGHGTIGVATVLVETGMVEVVEPVTTVRLDTPAGLVIAEVAVKDGHAASVTIRNVPSFVERLDAKVEVPGFGPVSYDLAFGGNFYAIVDLEGLDLPFERGRKDDLLKAGLAIMEAINATDEPVHPERADIRGCHHVYLKAPGSTAEHSRHAMAIHPGWFDRSPCGTGTSARMAQLHGRGELGLDRDFVNESYIGSRFVGRLVEETEVAGRPAVIPTVTGRAWLTGTAQYFLDPTDPFPAGFLL
- a CDS encoding ornithine cyclodeaminase family protein, which gives rise to MNIPYFDSTAVRAAAPWTTAVEALEQALLNVVDPEDDSPRLFSPAPNGEFLLMPAKNRQYSGIKALTVSPTNPARGLEKIQGVYVLFDSDTSAPLATMDGNELTAIRTPATTLLAVKYILASAPRAADPRRPRAPRVIVFGTGVQALNHLRATHSVLPEAGLAVVGRRPEGIAALIRQLTAEGLDVRQATSTDVAEADVVICATSSHTPLFDGGLVAPGAVVAAVGQHGLGAREVDAELVRRSDVVVEGRASALREAGDLIPARSAEEWEAICPANLRDLVKGEFERAAGKPCLYAGVGMAWEDLVIASLVYEGGTRS
- a CDS encoding aldehyde dehydrogenase (NADP(+)), which codes for MTTSTQTTAVVAPPTTDVELETLLTAAHAAATPLAGLRPTDRAKLLDAVADALDEAADQLVPVAERETRLSEARLRNELKRTTFQLRLFGEELRDGGYLDARIDHADAEWPMGAPRPDLRRLRAPLGPVVVFAASNFPFAFSVAGGDTASALAAGCPVLLKAHSGHPGLSRLTAEVVTSALRAAGAPDGTFALIAGTAAGADALRDRRVKAGAFTGSIPGGRALFDIASSRPEPIPFYGELGSNNPAFVTEAAASERRTEIAEGFVSSFTLGAGQFCTKPGTLFVPAGSGMVEALRDAALPQAAPLLNGRIQSGYEDVLQDLLSNRRLEVLAQGPGPLADPPGPTLLLTTAADMLAEPHALQTECFGPTAVVVTYDDESQLPELAETFEGQLTASIQGTDTCQVAALVEVLARKAGRVVWNQWPTGVSVTHAQQHGGPYPATTAVGSTSVGTAAIERFLRPVAYQGFPQHLLPEALHEDNPLRVPRLVDGRREA
- a CDS encoding GntR family transcriptional regulator encodes the protein MKSVQGVLTVPTNNQLPIAPLGRQHSLRESVTESLRTAIIAGTLVEGTLYSAPALAAAFGVSATPVREAMMDLTREGLVETVKNKGFRITTMSDRELDELTEIRLLLEPPVVGDVAGTVPPSGVKVLRSMADDIVDAARQGDLTAYLAADRIFHAELLRYAGNGQLVELATSLRSRTRLYGLKILSESNRLADSAQEHHVLLDLIEAGDGAAATELMRQHISHARGLWATGETETPQEQQT
- a CDS encoding (2Fe-2S)-binding protein, which translates into the protein MSAYPSGTSLSGTPDEVTISFDGRQITTAAGQSVGSALVTNGITAWRDTRKQARPRGLFCGIGVCFDCLVAVDGEPNQRACLVEVREGMEIKGSCGPSVHPLAEPEGGRE
- a CDS encoding NAD(P)/FAD-dependent oxidoreductase → MNAGSDVLVIGAGVVGAATAYFATQQGLTVTVLDKGLPASGTSSACEGNILVSDKELGPELELTRYSLDVWHGELAEHKRLWEFESKGGIIVASRESSLASLNRVMASQSGYGVTVDRLDPDELRKAEPHITPDALGGAFYPEDCQVQPMLVAAHLVRLAAQSGARFLGDTPVSGFLRSGDRVTGVRTPRGDFSADAVVNCTGTWAGQLAALAGLRVPVLPRRGFVMVTEPLPPMVHHKVYAAEYIDNVGSSDAGLQASPVVEGTPSGTILIGSTRERVDFDRTVSTDALRLLAGNAMALFPFLEHVKAIRHYHGFRPYCPDHLPVIGHDDRAPGLWHAAGHEGAGIGLSAGTGKLLAQALAGQSPDLDLASFAPARFGEQAPDITTQREEATA
- a CDS encoding pseudouridine-5'-phosphate glycosidase, whose protein sequence is MAGAVAGGRPVVALESTIFTHGLPRPRNLEIALETEERLRSQGVVPATIGVFAGVPTVGLSREQITSLSNDAAVKKVSLRDLPVAAALRFHGGTTVAATAFLAHRAGIKVFSTGGLGGVHHGAATSFDESADMTTLATTPIVVVSAGVKSILDVAATLERFETLNIPVVGYKTTKYPGFYVADSGFDIEYAVNSPDEVAAICRARDDLHIASAILLANPIAEDKQFPPAELDDILSRAWAQAEKNGITGKATTPFLLDFIQRETNGRSLNVNVDVYRNNVSLGGEVAIALTR
- a CDS encoding dihydrodipicolinate synthase family protein, whose product is MTETRKPWHGVLVATSLPFNDDLSVDYDAYAEHVRFLANAGCHGVAPNGSLGEYQTLSEEERARVITTAVEAAPEGFTVMAGVGAYGGLQTLKWAEQAAEGGAGALMLLPPNSYRATDEEVVEHYRLAAAVGLPIVAYNNPIDTKVDLTPQLIARLHGEGLIVGVKEFTGDVRRAYEIKELAPGADLLIGTDDTVLEMGLAGAVGWVAGYPNAIPEATLELYRLSTSDDVADLERAREIYRDLHSLLRWDSKTEFVQAIKLSMDVVGLRGGACRPPRGPLTAAMRDAVIRDTEAALAKGYK